The Diadema setosum chromosome 4, eeDiaSeto1, whole genome shotgun sequence genome window below encodes:
- the LOC140227203 gene encoding synaptic plasticity regulator PANTS-like, which translates to MAEVCKKYLDRWKDCKSLSSQFHSLYVYGERQNCELLKEDFDNCVRWTQDETDLSRKALLQLEAKVDGDLKNECFWELRTVPPPDWPKASSQLGKKPSGNFRITSAQDESS; encoded by the exons ATGGCTGAAGTGTGCAAGAAATATCTGGACAGATGGAAGGACTGCAAAT CCCTGAGCAGTCAGTTCCATAGTCTTTATGTGTACGGTGAGAGGCAGAATTGTGAGCTCCTGAAGGAAGACTTTGACAATTGTGTCAGGTGGACACAGGACGAGACGGATCTTTCAAGA AAGGCCCTGCTGCAGTTGGAGGCCAAGGTGGACGGGGATCTGAAGAATGAGTGTTTCTGGGAACTGCGAACTGTCCCCCCTCCTGATTGGCCAAAGGCATCCTCCCAACTGGGAAAGAAACCGTCAGGAAATTTCCGAATTACAAGTGCACAGGATGAATCTAGTTGA